Proteins co-encoded in one Microcebus murinus isolate Inina chromosome 5, M.murinus_Inina_mat1.0, whole genome shotgun sequence genomic window:
- the CCDC28A gene encoding coiled-coil domain-containing protein 28A isoform X1 — protein MKCRGRRRQRHWRSRKRRGSRQGHGGSASLRHFRKQRLLRRRGSHDVMRGLAAAEVVVSETSGSLQVEEGGPDPLLLQVLRSWPWCKKDLKTMEERKVKRRSPKSFSAHSTQVVNAKKNAIPVSKSTGFSNPASQSTSQRPKLKRVTKEKTKPQSGEGKGAQSTPIQHSFLTDVSDVQEMERGLLSLLNDFHSGKLQAFGNECSIEQMEHVRGMQEKLARLNLELYGELEELPEDKRKAASDSNLDRLLSDLEELNTSIQKLHLADAQDVPNTSAS, from the exons ATGAAGTGCCGAGGCCGGAGACGACAGCGACACTGGAGAAGTAGGAAGAGGCGGGGCTCCCGGCAAGGGCATGGAGGCTCCGCCTCTTTGCGTCACTTCCGTAAACAAAGGTTGCTGCGGAGGCGCGGGTCTCACGATGTGATGCGAGGTTTAGCTGCAGCTGAGGTAGTAGTTTCGGAGACTTCTGGGTCTTTGCAGGTTGAGGAAGGGGGCCCTGATCCCCTTCTTCTTCAG GTCTTAAGAAGCTGGCCTTGGTGCAAAAAGGATCTTAAAACAATGGAAGAACGGAAAGTGAAGAGGAGGAGTCCTAAGTCTTTTAGTGCCCACTCTACTCAGGTTGTTAATGCCAAAAAAAATGCCATTCCAGTTAGTAAAAGCACAGGGTTTTCAAATCCTGCATCACAGTCAACGTCACAGCGACCAAAGTTAAAAAg AGTGACAAAAGAAAAGACCAAACCACAGAGTGGAGAAGGAAAAGGTGCTCAATCAACTCCAATTCAGCACTCTTTCCTCACTGACGTCTCAGATGTTCAGGAGATGGAGAGAGGGCTTCTAAGTCTTTTGAATGATTTCCATTCTGGAAAACTTCAAGCATTTG GAAATGAATGTTCCATTGAACAGATGGAACATGTTCGGGGAATGCAGGAGAAATTAGCTCGTTTGAATTTGGAGCTCTATGGGGAGTTAGAGGAACTTCCGGAGGATAAAAGAAAAGCAGCCAGTGACTCCAATCTGGATAGGCTTCTGTCTGAT
- the CCDC28A gene encoding coiled-coil domain-containing protein 28A isoform X2: MKCRGRRRQRHWRSRKRRGSRQGHGGSASLRHFRKQRLLRRRGSHDVMRGLAAAEVVVSETSGSLQVEEGGPDPLLLQVLRSWPWCKKDLKTMEERKVKRRSPKSFSAHSTQVVNAKKNAIPVSKSTGFSNPASQSTSQRPKLKRVTKEKTKPQSGEGKGAQSTPIQHSFLTDVSDVQEMERGLLSLLNDFHSGKLQAFEVRRLPGRYA; encoded by the exons ATGAAGTGCCGAGGCCGGAGACGACAGCGACACTGGAGAAGTAGGAAGAGGCGGGGCTCCCGGCAAGGGCATGGAGGCTCCGCCTCTTTGCGTCACTTCCGTAAACAAAGGTTGCTGCGGAGGCGCGGGTCTCACGATGTGATGCGAGGTTTAGCTGCAGCTGAGGTAGTAGTTTCGGAGACTTCTGGGTCTTTGCAGGTTGAGGAAGGGGGCCCTGATCCCCTTCTTCTTCAG GTCTTAAGAAGCTGGCCTTGGTGCAAAAAGGATCTTAAAACAATGGAAGAACGGAAAGTGAAGAGGAGGAGTCCTAAGTCTTTTAGTGCCCACTCTACTCAGGTTGTTAATGCCAAAAAAAATGCCATTCCAGTTAGTAAAAGCACAGGGTTTTCAAATCCTGCATCACAGTCAACGTCACAGCGACCAAAGTTAAAAAg AGTGACAAAAGAAAAGACCAAACCACAGAGTGGAGAAGGAAAAGGTGCTCAATCAACTCCAATTCAGCACTCTTTCCTCACTGACGTCTCAGATGTTCAGGAGATGGAGAGAGGGCTTCTAAGTCTTTTGAATGATTTCCATTCTGGAAAACTTCAAGCATTTG aggTTAGGCGTTTACCAGGAAGATATGCTTAG